A genomic region of Exiguobacterium oxidotolerans JCM 12280 contains the following coding sequences:
- a CDS encoding TerC family protein has product MDWQLVLQYAWVVVVLIALEGLLSADNALVLAVMVKHLPGEQQKKALFYGLAGAFVLRFAALFAISFLVDIWQIQALGAAYLLIMGLRHIYKTVKARRLGENHGADSELDQEPESDEPVSKAEFWKTVVKIEFADLAFAVDSILAAVALAVALPDWGTNEIGGLNAGHFVVILTGGLMGVVLMRFAARVFVRLLAERPGLETAAFAIVAWVGVKLAVLALEHPKYHASIEGTIFEAMKLPEGFAHSTPWQAFFWTVMVGLAVWGWFSSPKTKPNPDAEKKVDQHL; this is encoded by the coding sequence ATGGATTGGCAGTTAGTACTTCAATATGCCTGGGTCGTCGTCGTTTTAATCGCACTCGAAGGACTACTTTCGGCAGATAATGCACTCGTCCTCGCCGTCATGGTAAAACACTTACCAGGCGAACAACAGAAAAAGGCTTTATTTTATGGATTGGCAGGAGCGTTCGTCCTCCGCTTCGCGGCATTGTTCGCGATTTCGTTCCTCGTTGATATTTGGCAGATTCAAGCACTTGGTGCGGCATACCTGCTCATCATGGGGCTACGGCATATTTATAAAACGGTCAAGGCGCGACGGCTCGGTGAAAACCATGGGGCAGACAGTGAGCTCGATCAAGAACCGGAATCGGATGAACCCGTCTCAAAAGCGGAGTTTTGGAAAACAGTCGTTAAAATCGAATTCGCTGATCTTGCATTCGCCGTCGATTCGATTCTCGCAGCGGTCGCCCTCGCCGTCGCATTACCTGACTGGGGGACAAATGAAATTGGTGGATTGAATGCTGGACATTTCGTCGTCATCCTGACAGGTGGTTTGATGGGGGTCGTCTTGATGCGTTTTGCAGCGCGTGTCTTCGTCAGACTACTCGCAGAACGTCCTGGACTTGAAACAGCGGCATTCGCAATCGTCGCTTGGGTCGGAGTCAAGCTCGCCGTTCTTGCCCTTGAGCACCCGAAATATCATGCATCAATCGAAGGAACAATCTTCGAAGCGATGAAGTTGCCGGAAGGCTTTGCTCACAGTACGCCATGGCAAGCGTTCTTCTGGACGGTCATGGTTGGTCTCGCAGTTTGGGGTTGGTTCTCTTCACCGAAAACAAAACCGAATCCAGATGCTGAGAAAAAAGTGGATCAACATCTTTAA
- a CDS encoding TerC family protein: MDIGLITQYATVGLVLIILQGLLSADNAMVMAVLVRPLPDDQRKKALFYGLIGALVLRFIAIFFASYLATVWELQALGAAYLFYVAFKGIVEARSNKHQIPDAMTSKKESPNFWWTVVKVELSDLAFAVDSTLAAVAMATTLPMVGGMIGGLNTGQFWVVFFSGIIGLVIMRYFASWFVVLLQKRPGIEEAAFWLVAWVGVKLVIMTLAHPTIHVLPHEFPESTLWQTIFWVVLGLILVIGWFRSGVKEEK; encoded by the coding sequence ATGGATATTGGATTAATTACGCAGTATGCGACGGTCGGGCTCGTCCTGATCATCTTACAAGGATTGCTGTCGGCTGATAATGCGATGGTCATGGCGGTACTCGTTCGTCCTTTACCGGATGATCAACGAAAAAAAGCGTTGTTTTACGGACTAATCGGGGCACTCGTCCTTCGTTTCATCGCGATTTTCTTTGCATCGTACTTAGCGACTGTTTGGGAGTTACAGGCACTTGGTGCAGCGTATCTCTTTTATGTCGCCTTTAAAGGAATTGTCGAAGCACGATCAAACAAACATCAAATACCGGATGCGATGACATCCAAAAAAGAATCGCCGAATTTTTGGTGGACGGTTGTCAAGGTCGAACTATCTGATTTAGCGTTTGCCGTCGATTCGACACTCGCGGCCGTTGCCATGGCGACGACATTACCGATGGTCGGCGGGATGATTGGTGGACTGAATACGGGACAATTTTGGGTCGTCTTCTTCAGTGGGATCATCGGACTTGTCATCATGCGATACTTCGCAAGCTGGTTTGTTGTTTTACTTCAAAAACGACCAGGGATTGAAGAAGCAGCGTTTTGGCTCGTCGCTTGGGTCGGAGTTAAGCTCGTCATCATGACGCTTGCACACCCAACCATTCATGTCTTACCGCACGAGTTTCCGGAAAGCACGCTCTGGCAGACGATTTTCTGGGTCGTTCTCGGACTGATTCTTGTCATCGGCTGGTTCAGAAGTGGTGTCAAAGAAGAAAAATAA
- a CDS encoding YfbR-like 5'-deoxynucleotidase, producing MQNGNFIRMLTRMQNVPRWDEYAPRFQDNAASHSFRVALFSLMASYIEQEQQPVEIDRLRLLGKALFHDMNEVITGPIKHRTKKEPTLHDHIQAMEQQASEKLVALLSKSLQTEFTDYLVHAEDDTIEGQIVKAIDTFDAMLFARREARMTASPFFEAKTLELKNYLLAHPLHSIRRLTTSVFAEDEMAHFIDNALMMDTIRRWKGRFNTIDDNDATHAFRAASLGLFNGLIESKKYGVTIDTAEVVSRLLCHDLVEGTTGDVLGPVKHATPITAAAFEAYERAEGETLIGLLPDVMRTEFHRFLVEAKDDTYEGQMVDVVDKLDALIKMNMERKLNGVEYETGYRAQLKKVQTAYENPSVVFFLAYVLHDLDYVTT from the coding sequence ATGCAAAACGGTAACTTTATTCGGATGCTGACACGGATGCAGAACGTACCACGTTGGGATGAGTATGCTCCGCGTTTTCAAGACAATGCTGCGAGCCATAGTTTTCGCGTCGCTCTATTTAGTTTAATGGCGAGCTATATCGAACAAGAGCAGCAACCGGTTGAAATCGATCGCCTGCGCTTATTAGGGAAAGCACTGTTTCACGATATGAACGAAGTGATCACCGGTCCAATCAAACACCGGACGAAAAAAGAGCCGACACTTCATGATCACATTCAGGCAATGGAGCAACAGGCGAGTGAGAAGCTCGTCGCTTTACTGTCGAAATCGCTTCAAACAGAATTTACAGACTATCTCGTCCATGCCGAAGATGACACGATTGAAGGGCAAATCGTTAAAGCGATTGATACGTTCGACGCGATGTTGTTCGCAAGACGGGAAGCACGGATGACGGCGTCACCGTTCTTTGAAGCAAAAACGCTTGAACTGAAAAACTATTTACTCGCACACCCGTTACATTCCATCCGTCGTTTGACGACATCCGTCTTTGCCGAAGACGAGATGGCACATTTCATTGACAATGCCTTGATGATGGATACGATCCGACGCTGGAAAGGCCGCTTCAATACGATTGATGACAATGACGCGACACATGCGTTTCGGGCGGCTTCACTCGGTCTGTTTAACGGTTTGATCGAGTCGAAAAAGTACGGGGTTACGATCGATACGGCTGAAGTCGTGTCGCGTTTGCTCTGTCACGATTTAGTCGAAGGGACGACAGGGGATGTCCTCGGGCCGGTCAAACATGCGACACCAATCACGGCAGCTGCCTTTGAGGCTTACGAACGGGCAGAAGGGGAGACGTTGATTGGATTATTACCTGACGTGATGCGAACGGAATTCCATCGTTTTCTCGTCGAAGCGAAAGATGATACGTATGAAGGACAGATGGTAGACGTCGTCGATAAGCTCGATGCGTTGATTAAAATGAACATGGAGCGCAAATTGAACGGAGTGGAGTATGAGACAGGCTACCGGGCGCAACTGAAGAAAGTCCAGACGGCGTACGAAAATCCATCTGTCGTCTTTTTCCTCGCCTACGTCTTGCACGACTTGGATTATGTAACGACTTAA
- a CDS encoding multidrug effflux MFS transporter, whose translation MADVSLVKTKRLTLILILGSLASLGPLSIDMYLPAFPDMSRSFGTSASMIQLSLTACMLGMALGQLIVGPLSDVRGRKRPLMLALVAYLLASLACAFAPTIEVLIALRFVQGAAGASGIVISRAIVRDLFEGPELTKFFAALSLVNGTAPILAPVIGGQILRFGDWHVVFYLLAILSTIMLLAVAFRLPETLPVHHRVEGNLATTVRTFGRLLTDRVFIGYAFAQAFVMGAMFAYISGSPFVLQNIYGASPQQFSFLFGLNGIGIIIAAQIAGRLAGRVDSEKLMRIALMIVATASILLFLGLTVSDALIFVMIPLFFVVSSVGLISTLGFTLAMQNYGKTAGSASALLGLLPMLVGSLVSPLVGIMGEDSALPMGLIIMTLDCAALVIYYVLIVKRKK comes from the coding sequence ATGGCAGATGTTTCACTCGTAAAAACGAAACGGCTTACCTTGATTTTGATTTTAGGATCGCTGGCGTCTCTCGGTCCACTTTCGATTGACATGTATTTACCGGCTTTCCCTGATATGTCCCGATCGTTCGGGACGAGCGCGTCGATGATTCAATTGAGTTTGACGGCATGTATGCTTGGCATGGCACTCGGTCAATTGATTGTCGGACCGCTTAGCGATGTCCGTGGACGCAAACGTCCATTGATGCTCGCACTTGTCGCGTATCTCCTCGCTTCGCTGGCGTGCGCGTTTGCTCCGACGATCGAGGTGTTGATTGCACTTCGTTTTGTGCAAGGAGCGGCTGGTGCTTCCGGCATCGTCATCTCGCGTGCGATCGTCCGTGATTTGTTTGAAGGACCGGAACTAACAAAGTTCTTTGCTGCTTTATCTCTCGTCAACGGGACGGCTCCGATTTTAGCACCAGTCATCGGTGGACAAATTTTACGGTTCGGTGATTGGCATGTGGTGTTTTATTTACTGGCTATCTTAAGTACGATCATGCTGCTTGCCGTTGCTTTCCGGCTACCGGAAACACTGCCGGTGCATCACCGGGTCGAAGGAAACCTCGCGACGACGGTTCGGACGTTCGGTCGTTTATTAACAGACCGTGTGTTCATCGGTTACGCCTTTGCCCAAGCGTTCGTCATGGGGGCGATGTTCGCCTATATCTCCGGTTCGCCGTTCGTTTTACAAAACATTTACGGTGCGAGTCCGCAACAGTTTAGTTTCCTGTTCGGTCTGAACGGGATTGGAATCATCATCGCGGCTCAAATCGCCGGACGACTCGCCGGTCGCGTCGATAGTGAAAAATTGATGCGGATTGCCTTAATGATTGTTGCGACGGCAAGCATCTTGTTGTTCCTCGGCCTGACCGTATCCGATGCTTTAATTTTTGTCATGATTCCATTATTCTTTGTCGTCTCGAGCGTCGGTCTGATTTCGACGCTTGGTTTTACACTTGCGATGCAAAACTACGGGAAGACGGCAGGGAGTGCATCTGCTTTGCTCGGTCTCTTGCCGATGCTCGTCGGCTCGCTCGTTTCACCACTCGTCGGAATCATGGGCGAGGACTCGGCTTTACCGATGGGGTT